ACGCGCCCGGTAAAAGCCTCAaccaaaagcataaaaaaatgctCATTTTGTTGCCAAAACCGCCACCCCAAAATGTTACCTGTCGTTCAAGGCCACCCGATCGAAACGGCATTCGGGAGAAGGAAGTCGAGAACGGAAACCGTAAAGGCCAAACTCGCACACTAGACCGACCGATGTGTCGGAACCCGATGGTTTCATTTTAAAGTCTAATTCACCCGTGCAGTTGCTGATGCGGATTGTAGCGCATTTGATATATTGAGTGATTGCTATCCTCCATTTCCCAGCACGAAAAATGGTGCGACCCGAAAGGCGAGCCGGCGACAAAAAGGGGGGGGGGCTAATCGTGCGGCGGGATAACAAGATGCAGATTGAATTTCGTGCCGCCACGGTCCGGATAGTTAACGGACAATTGCTTCGGTGCTTGAGCGCCCGACCAACCAAGACTTTGACGACGAGTAAAGCATAAACCAACTTCGCGACCCCACCGGAACGGATGATGGCGCCTCAATATCGAGGGTACGTGCACGAGTGCGATGTCTTGCTCAATTGGCACGTTTCACGGATTTGCCACAGCATGACCGATAAAACACAATTTGACTTGTTGATATGTTCCTTCATTCACTGCTTGAACCATTGAGCTTCTTCCGGCGGCTTTGTTCGAATCATTTGCAGTCCAGAACCCACCGGGGAATTCCATcacagcaacacacaaaacaggaAGCACTGGGGAAATGGAGCAGCACAAAACAATGCctaaaacagaaagaaaacatgaacacggcaaaacggaaaacctGCACACGACCATATGCAAAACTGACCGAACAACAAACGAGCAAGCAGTACAACTCGCACAAAAGCTTAAAGGaaggcgaaaagaaaaatatagcAGCAAACAGCGGGCCACGTCCAGCCTGTCAAATGAAAACCCGTCGCCGGGTGCACAATAATTGCATAACGCCGGGCGCAGAACGATACGGCCGAGGCCGGTTGATGGGTGGTCGGTTTTGTCGTGTGCAAACCCACACGCTACCCAACCGGCAACGCTGCTTTAGCGTGCGTAACAAGATGTTACCAAGCTCCGCGATAAAAGTATGTTGAGATGAAACGTGcgatttttaatttgtatccCGAGGTTTTTAAAtatacgcctaaaagtatgcaattcatATTGAAAAACATTAGCATTACGATTAGGGTAACAGCGCCGATGGAAGAGTGGCAGCTGGGTTGCTCCAATGAAGCGAGCTTAATAAGGACGTGCATTCAGGCTAATATCAGTCCACTCGAACGCATATAGACGACTAATGGGACACTGTTGACGGGCCTTACGAGTTCATTAAAAACGGCTGCAATGTGGAAATGAAACAGTTTTAACATTCGTCCATGTCGCGGAGATTGAACAAATCCGATGCGTTGCTTGAAGTCTACAGATCTCCAACAATTTAttggaggtaacattttcgAAGAATCTTCGAATTCTTAAAAAATTCTTGAAGTACAAATCGCTCACAATTTATGGGAGATTAGATTTTTGAACGATCTTCGAATTCGTGAAGAATTCTAACTGGAATTCGAATTCATGATTTTGCTAATGTTTTGTCATTGTAATTGCCTACTTTTAGGCGTGTTAAACCTGGAAATGATTTCCAATACTGGTGGATTTTATTCTTACAGTTTTTGGCAAAGTTTCTTTGCTAATATTATAGAGCTGTTTGAGTGAATGTGGTGCTTCCTAcagtcagcggcggatcaaacggtaggcggagtaggcggtcgcctagggcctcgccctgttgggggccccaaacaacttgtgccgattgtgcgatttttggaaatttagcagcagagttaatttatagcataaaatctaattaaaaaggtagaaaattggttatccttggttagataattttgttttatttgatatgctatatcggcccggttacaaggctacgcaagagaagtatgcagtgtattcaaactccttcttctttatcggcacgacatcctcaggatgtttaagcctatcatttctatttttttactttatttacccgtaggatagtcagacctgcgtacggaggtttggtggcccaaatgaaatttttccgtggtcctgtcttgtacagaccgactgcgctaccaatacacaatctggccgccccgtgaacccttatatgtccttttacttcaacctattcacgtattctatttcttgaacgggattttttcatctattcgtaaatgatcctatcgttagatgctagaatagaaaccatgcttattttcacttccgcaatattcgccagctattgccattgcgatactcgtggtgtggtattgttttctctccccgattgaaccgtgaaaatgtccagcctacgtgtttcgaaacagtattgtggtggagtattgtgtttagtattgtcacaatttctgcaagtttgcaaggcggtaatgatgttataattgaCACAAACTGTCactgtactacgacatagctagcattgtcatagattatgaataaattcatattgcaatcattagaactctctcttctgtttgatattacaacctcatggttcttggaataccatttctgtctttcttgattattacttattcgaagctggattgtaggttcagcttatgtccacccatcccaaactgtccaaacacttcatcatatccccgtgtagaatactgttcaaactacattgtggtaatctcggtaacatttgcatcgttgttagactgaaattgtttcaaaatttccaattcgaaatccatacggttgaaaatcatcgccgcgaaatcgttgatctaaattaaaaaaagaacacgaaaaaagatacttgaagaaatcaagtatgcattgatataataacgatgtattcagtgaagaatctatcataatagtcttgctaaaacattgtcgtgcgtgctgaaagcggtctcgttttttttgcattgaaaactcagtttgtttgagaaaaattagtgagtgctttgtggtgttgtatccctataatttgctactgactatcaaattgtgcctgaggagcacgtagtgtgtttcatactgatgtaaatgtgcaagtgtaaatgtgacgaaatgatcgcaagtgtcttcacaatgagcgaagagatcggcccagaaattcttggatttcttgacgcatgGACAACCGATCTAAatttggagcatcaaacttaatacgcgaaaatcaagcgaacgatcgaaattcacattaatgtgtgcagggccacgagagttgacaaatttgtccaatgaccaaatcaactcgtcaactgtgaaaaccactatgccgtagccgcgcacacaattgttttcagatttccgataccaggagagcatggtttcccagaggtgacatctgcagcttgggacaaatttgcccatcacaattgctattgcatactatcaaacacgtgagaacgatcgctaatgtaaggaagatcaataaaacggaaagcatccttcatctcgctcaaacttcccgtcggttggtacgaaattccatacaaaaccagctgttttccgatttccgataccaggagagcatccacggaagaggtagcaccttgtacagcaattttggtcgaaaaccgccgaaagccgtcgattagccgtcaattagccgttaaTTAGCAGTCATCTCCAATCTCGTGTCACCTCcaccctcgtgtcacctcccccctcgtgccacctcccccctcgtgtcacctcccccctcgtgtcaccaccaTCCttccacgtgtcaccacctacCACCTAcgtggcggaccatttgaagaagatgattaggggtggcccagcggcggatcaaacggtaggcggagtaggccctttcttactgcgcttttcgccttgtctcattccaagtcccctcaatgttccccttcccacctgcatcgttttttaaaattagaggccccaactataattccgccctgggcctccaaggggattgatcctccactgcctaCAGTGCAATCAGAATCAAAAAGGTTCAATGTTGATATACACTATTACGCCGGTCTTTCGAGTGTGTCCATGCAATAACCTTAATTGACGATGGGAGCTTTAGGATATGCGAGAATGCAAttggtaaacaaacaaacaaacgaagaatATCTTAGCCAGTACGCTCACGGATGCAGTAATAGAGCCATCTGCCCAGACGAATGTAGCGCCACCAGTATAGGAGCCGGGTGTACTTGTGTACGCTGTGTCCGGAAGGTGACACAGTGTGCGGTTGATAAATTAATTACCGACGCAAAGTGCTGCCCAAACGATGCCCCGTGCCCTCGTGTAGTGTCATCGATGTCGACCGTTTGGCGAGAATGTTGCAATGAATTAATTATACCAAATGCGCGACATTCGCCCACACCCCGGCACTGATCGGCACCCTCGACCCCCCCAGCTGTGGAAATGCTCAATCACGGAAACGACGCTACTTCTGGCGCTCCCGGTGGCGAGTGTAACGTTATGGTGTCAAGTACGGTGATGCCTGTACATGATACCGTACACCGCAAACTGTCACAAATTCCAGAACTTTTCCGGAGGGAAACTCCACCGTGTAGCGCGGCGAAACATTCCGTGCAAATGTGCAAATGTGTCAGAGGGGTGGAACAATTTGCTTGGAGGTGATTACTGTTTGTTCCACGCAGTATCGATTCCTCTTTTCCTCGCTCCTTGACAGAAAGAagcgttaaaaaaaatacatcttaCCTGGCATTACTCAAAGTAGCGAGCATCCGGGTTTATCGCCACGAGTTTCTGTAAACATTTGAAAGAAATTGATGAACTCTCTAACTCTACCCACCTGTAACCTGGAACGCCCTTTACGAATTGGTGAAGATTTATCGACCCAGGATGGGCAATCGATTATTAGCGCTTCCCTCTTAAATCGTTTCCCCAGCAGATTGCATCCGCACATCAATTACAACCATGCTGTCAAACGTCGTATCAAATTATCAAACACCTCTCGAACGCCGCGTGTGAGTTTAtgtttggggaaaaaaaaacgttctcTACCACTTTATTGCGCACCCTTCCGATATTCGACTTGGAACAGGAGTTGGAGGTTGTAACGAATGTCGCGCCATTTTGGGGTGTGATGCACCCGCTCAAGGGTTGGGGGACCCACCACGTTGACTTAGGATATTAGAGTTGCGTTGGAGATGGAGTGTGGGTTGATTTGGATTGTCTGTGCACTTTTGCTCGGGAGAAACCCCATCCAGCCTATCTGCCGGTGTAGCTGAGCGAGTACGAGCCAGTGTTGATGTCCACCTTCGCGTTCGGGTGCCAGTAGTCGGCACGCTGCTGCGGCACTGGTGCCGCCGGCTGATAGTACTGCTGCTGTGGCTGCGGCTGGAACCGGTGCTGGGGCTGTGGCTGGTAGGTGGCCGGGGCGGCTTCCGGGGCGGCCGTGTTGCGATAGTACTGCTGCGGTGCCGGATTGTACGCGACCGGTGCCGGTCGCGGATTGTACGGTGCCGGTTTCGAGTTGTAACGCGTGTCCTTGTAGTAGATGCTCGGATCCTCCCGGTATTGACCATCGTCTTCCTCGTTCGGCCCAAGCGGCGGATAGTTGCTGTTGCTCAGCGTCGGCGGTGGCACGTTGATgtccgtacctgtgcgcaAAAGAGTAATGGATGTGGTGAGCCGTTACGGTGCATTATTTCCTGGCCCATCCTGCCATTGCCTTACCCTGTGGCTCGAAACCGCGATTGCTCGCACCGTACTCAATTTCGCGCAGCTTGCCACCGTCATCCACGTAGCCGTACTTGCCCTGCACCTCACCGTTCGGGTACTTGGTCTCGATCTTAAACGTACCGTCCGCCGCCTCATAACCGTAGCTGTAACTGCCATCCTCGTTGTGTCTGTTGATCTGCTTCAGAATGGGCACCGGCGTGGTGTAGTCTCTCTGGGCCGCAATAATCGTCACTATCGCGGAGAGTAGTAACTGtcacccaacaaacaaaaaacaaagaacacaAAATTCACTAACGAAAAATTgtcgcttttttgttgctacctTAAAGAAAAAGGTTCCATTTGTCCAAGGTTTGCCCAGTTTCGCCCAGTTTTGCCCAGTTTCGCTACAAAACCCAACACGAATTTTCCAGCGAAGgtggggggagagggggggggggggggtggacaaAAGCAATGAAACTATAAAATTCCACATTTCACATtccggggggaaaaaataccCCCTCTGAGATGACATGAAACAGCGGCAAAAAGAACGCATCACACACAGCTCCAAAGCGGTATTGGATATTTTGGGGCGGCCGTACAGAACATTTCCGAGTCAACATGTTGACACATCCCAAGGCTTGCCGCAGGCCCTTTGCCCGCTTATTTACATACGAAGCCAAAGTGAATCATTCCAACTGCCGGCTCTGTCACAGCTGCTACCCCcacggtatgtgtgtgtccgggttatcattttccttttttttcttttttgctctccGATCGAAAATACTTTCCGAAACCCATCATCTCCACGCAAATAAAAACCTCCACACTGCACGGGCCCAATCTCATATCCAGCGTGTCACTGCCGGTGGCGTTATTTTTACTGCGCCAAAGCTCCATCGGTACATCGGGCAGGGTAGGTTAGATAATCAtgccttccttccttcgcaGAATGTCGAGTAGGAATCTCGTTGAAAACCCCCGCCCGGAGCCGGAGAACGTTCTGCCTAACATCCGAACTTACGGCGGGTGAAATTGCCTTCCGCCATGGACCGTTAGGGCAGGCAGCTCGTTATGGCGTGGGTTACATTCAACGTTCCGTTCCCTTCGCACTTATAGTGCTCACCGGCGCCAGAAAGTACCAAATGCACCAGGTGAGGTAACGCAGGTCACGAGACATTCTGCCACCGATAGTTAACGTCACGGATTGCGAATGGAAACGCACGGAGTTACGATGAGTGCTCTCAACGCCCTTCCCCCGGCTTGCCgcacgccaaaaaaaaaagggatcgaaatttaattgaaaaatgttaattCTCACAGATTAGCATGCAAAATTTTAAGTCTCCAAACCTACCCTTGTGCCGGACGGTTTTACGCAATTTTTGGCAAAAGCAGATATTGGAAGGTTTTTATTGCACGCCGCCCCCTCCAAGACACGCGACCAGCCCGGGAGGAAAGTTAAAAGTACCATTTTATTTCACGCCGCTTTCGCACGCAGAAATTCGGTAAGGTGTTGAAGACCAGATGGTAAGGGTACAATATTTCTTCGACACGACGGCAACGGCAAAGAACACCCAAAACACAACAGTCTCAGTTCTGGGCGTTCTGCACGTAAGGCCGCCATCTTACGCATTTCTTGGTTGTTGTCGCCTACCTTCCCAGAAGTCTCTAACGACAGTCGGCTGAGAGTTTTAAGGTTCGCggaaacataaaataagaCGACATAATAGCTTAAACGTGCTAAAATTTTGTCAATTTACGAACCTAATGATTTTAGTAGAAGCAACCCCGGGGCCACCCCGGGGCGGTAAAAGCTTCCACACGGATAAGGCTTCAGCCGGGGGAACTATTGCTTCATCTGCCATGGATCATTGGATTAtcttactgtttttttttgtttcgggggATTTTTTCAAATTAAGGACCACCTATTTTTCACAGTCTACATCCTCCACAAGACCCTACGCTTGTAAAGACAACTTATAgcccaaaacaaaccatccatTCCAGTGGTTGAATTCTTGGATATTGGAAGCAGATTTAGCTTCTTATTGCTCTTTACCAGTCCTGGCTCATAAGCGGCGGCACATGTTGCTCGCATCATTTGATATTCCCAACGCTTTCTTCTTTACGCAACCACCGACCTCACATGGTCAGGCGTTTGGGCCGTTTCGCTTGGAAGATCTCTAGCTCCCTTCCGAACGACACCCGAATGGGCAATGTTGAGATGGATGTTACGCTTGATCGAATGCACTAATGGGCAGCGGATGAGCGATTTTTCGACAGAACTTTGCACACTAGCAGACCCCCTCCCTTAACCTCAGATCAGACCTGACTCCctgaggtttgttttttttttagtttcatttCGTTACTCCATCACTGCGACTGGCAGGGGCAAATGAGTTGtgcaatcaaataaaacaaaaccaacaccaaAAAGGCACATTGAATAAAAGCCCATTAGGATGTATAATACATCTTGTCAGAGCGCATGTCCTCACACACAGGTGCCCCCCGACATATGGGGCACTTCCTTGTTTTGGGCCGACTGCAAAATAGGTGTCGACCGAGGTGGTGGGGAGGCTCGGCGCGCCTTCTCCTGCCAgctaatgaataaataaataaattatgagCACCTCCTCGATTCGCGGTACACCGCGACAGATTGTCTATAAATCATGGCCGCTTCATCAACCCCCCCTTTTCccccccgcacacacacacacaacaccctCGTGGGGTATTCTCGTCCCACATGCGTTGCGGTGTTACCCATCTGCCCGGGATAATTACGCGTCGATGGTGGTGTAAAGTGAACCGAAAGTGAGCTGATACCTACTAGTGTTACGGTGGGGCTTTTGAGTGCGATGGCAACTTACACCGAAGTACCTGAGCTTGCTCTAGCGAAATAGCGTTGGAAAAATATATGCCGGGACCGCGTTAAGGTTTGATAATGGATTCTGATTTCTTCCATGGTGAGCAGTGCGTACCGGTGGTGTACAGATAAGAAACTTCGTGGTATATAGAGATTACTCTGCATGATCAGCGACGCTCGCTTGTACATCCAACCATACCCCTTGTAGCCCGAGACGCC
This window of the Anopheles moucheti chromosome X, idAnoMoucSN_F20_07, whole genome shotgun sequence genome carries:
- the LOC128307000 gene encoding pupal cuticle protein 27 → MKSLLLLSAIVTIIAAQRDYTTPVPILKQINRHNEDGSYSYGYEAADGTFKIETKYPNGEVQGKYGYVDDGGKLREIEYGASNRGFEPQGTDINVPPPTLSNSNYPPLGPNEEDDGQYREDPSIYYKDTRYNSKPAPYNPRPAPVAYNPAPQQYYRNTAAPEAAPATYQPQPQHRFQPQPQQQYYQPAAPVPQQRADYWHPNAKVDINTGSYSLSYTGR